A stretch of the Capsicum annuum cultivar UCD-10X-F1 chromosome 10, UCD10Xv1.1, whole genome shotgun sequence genome encodes the following:
- the LOC107845578 gene encoding trafficking protein particle complex subunit 13, which produces MKMSSTQGPHSLAFRVMRLCRPSLHVETPLRFDPSDLLFGENLFDDPIAATHLPRLLADATGGSDTSADPSDLSYRNRYLLQHTSDSLGLPGLLLLPQSFGAIYLGETFCSYISINNSSSFEVRDVTIKAEIQTERQRILLLDTSKSPVESIRAGGRYDFIVEHDVKELGAHTLVCTALYSDNDGERKYLPQYFKFMVANPLSVRTKVRVVKETTFLEASIENHTKSNLYMDQVDFEPAQHWNATVLRGVDQHPDSKQPMSDVFKPPILLRSGGGIHNFLYQLKLSSDGIPLPKVEGSNVLGKLQITWLTNLGEPGRLQTQQILGSPIAHKDIELRAVEVPSVIMLEKPFVVRLNLANQTDRVLGPFEVWVSQSDSLDEKAIMVNGLLTMQLAQVEAFSSSEFELNLIAVKHGVQRITGITVFDTREKKTHDSLLELEVFVNSQ; this is translated from the exons ATGAAGATGAGTAGTACACAAGGTCCACATTCACTAGCCTTTCGGGTCATGCGCCTTTGCCGTCCTTCGCTCCACGTCGAAACTCCGCTCCGATTCGACCCGTCCGATCTCCTTTTCGGTGAAAATCTCTTCGATGATCCAATCGCCGCCACTCATCTCCCTCGCCTCCTCGCTGACGCTACCGGTGGAAGTGACACGTCAGCTGATCCGTCTGATTTGTCTTACCGGAATAGATACCTCCTTCAACACACTTCTGATTCTCTTGGCCTTCCTGGTCTCCTACTTCTCCCTCAGTCCTTCGG GGCAATATATTTGGGAGAGACGTTCTGCAGTTATATAAGCATAAATAACAGCTCCAGTTTTGAAGTTAGAGATGTTACCATCAAG GCAGAAATCCAAACTGAGAGGCAGAGGATACTTCTTTTAGATACTTCTAAATCACCTGTTGAATCAATACGTGCTGGAGGGAGATATGACTTCATAGTGGAACATGATGTGAAAGAACTTGGTGCGCACAC GTTGGTCTGCACCGCTCTTTATAGTGACAACGACGGTGAGCGGAAATATCTTCCacaatatttcaaatttatggTTGCGAATCCACTTTCTGTTAGAACAAAG GTCCGCGTTGTTAAG GAAACCACTTTTTTGGAGGCTAGCATAGAGAACCATACAAAATCTAATCTCTATATGGACCAAGTTGATTTTGAGCCAGCTCAGCATTGGAATGCTACAGTACTAAGAGGTGTTGATCAACATCCAGATAGCAAACAACCAATGAG TGATGTATTTAAGCCCCCTATTCTCTTAAGATCTGGGGGTGGGATCCATAATTTCCTCTACCAACTGAAGTTGTCATCAGATGGCATTCCACTGCCGAAGGTGGAGGGAAGTAATGTCTTGGGCAAACTCCAGATAACTTGGCTTACAAATTTGGGTGAACCCGGACGCCTTCAGACACAACAAATTCTTGGAAGT CCCATTGCTCATAAAGACATTGAGCTAAGAGCAGTGGAAGTGCCATCAGTTATCATGCTGGAGAAACCTTTCGTG GTACGTCTAAATCTTGCAAACCAGACAGACAGGGTGCTGGGTCCTTTTGAAGTTTGGGTGTCTCAAAGTGACTCACTTGATGAGAAGGCTATCATGGTTAATGGTCTTCTAACTATG CAATTGGCACAGGTGGAAGCATTTAGCTCTTCAGAATTCGAGTTG AATCTGATTGCTGTGAAGCATGGGGTACAGAGAATCACAGGCATTACAGTGTTCGACACGCGTGAGAAGAAAACACATGATTCTTTGCTGGAGTTGGAG GTATTTGTCAATTCACAGTAG